One Amorphoplanes digitatis genomic window carries:
- a CDS encoding PP2C family serine/threonine-protein phosphatase, producing MIAQEDCPSCADERAAGAAFCENCGKALATGAGLAIGKDCPSCGAAGVVGDDGYCGNCGLLAARPRDHVEADGGGVAAAVTDRGLRHHRNEDAMWLATRGADVDVVVCDGVSSSFDPDVASETAAEAAGKALTLAATELAESIGAAIVGAGSAVAVLATAGDPRRATSNPACTIVAACVRGTEVGYGWVGDSRAYWVPAAGPAVQLTEDDSWATHAIALGADPQAAMNDPKAHAITAWLGADAGTVAPRTGTFYAEVPGHLVLCSDGLWNYLTEPAVFAHTVRSALRDTDGLLAAARSLVGIANAAGGADNITVALVPVNTRDS from the coding sequence GTGATCGCACAGGAGGACTGCCCGTCCTGCGCCGACGAGCGGGCCGCGGGCGCCGCGTTCTGCGAGAACTGCGGCAAGGCGCTGGCCACCGGCGCGGGCCTGGCCATCGGCAAGGACTGCCCGTCCTGCGGCGCGGCCGGTGTCGTCGGCGACGACGGCTACTGCGGCAACTGCGGCCTGCTCGCCGCCCGGCCCCGCGACCACGTCGAGGCCGACGGCGGCGGCGTCGCGGCCGCGGTGACCGACCGCGGCCTGCGGCACCACCGCAACGAGGACGCGATGTGGCTGGCCACCAGGGGCGCGGACGTCGACGTGGTGGTCTGCGACGGGGTGTCCTCGTCGTTCGACCCGGACGTCGCCTCGGAGACCGCGGCCGAGGCCGCCGGCAAGGCGCTGACCCTGGCCGCGACCGAGCTCGCGGAGAGCATCGGCGCGGCCATCGTCGGCGCCGGCAGCGCCGTCGCCGTGCTGGCCACGGCCGGCGACCCGCGCCGGGCCACCTCCAACCCGGCCTGCACGATCGTCGCGGCCTGCGTGCGGGGCACCGAGGTCGGGTACGGGTGGGTCGGCGACAGCCGGGCGTACTGGGTGCCCGCCGCGGGCCCCGCCGTGCAGCTCACCGAGGACGACTCGTGGGCGACACACGCGATCGCCCTCGGCGCCGACCCGCAGGCGGCCATGAACGACCCGAAGGCGCACGCCATCACCGCCTGGCTGGGCGCGGACGCGGGCACGGTCGCGCCACGCACCGGCACCTTCTACGCCGAGGTGCCCGGGCACCTCGTGCTGTGCAGCGACGGCCTGTGGAACTACCTGACCGAGCCGGCCGTCTTCGCGCACACCGTCCGGTCCGCCCTGCGCGACACGGACGGCCTGCTGGCGGCGGCGCGGTCCCTGGTCGGCATCGCCAACGCCGCGGGCGGCGCCGACAACATCACCGTCGCCCTTGTCCCCGTCAACACCCGAGACAGCTGA
- a CDS encoding serine/threonine-protein kinase yields the protein MKCQRDCPGAIQDGYCDTCGMAPPKSAAAPAPKQRTATAPSVRTAALSTRTGGSVRGGSGRTGSRRRRFGGGLVDVAPLPERDPATAIMAVAEVPEEKRYCAKCANPVGRARGDRPGRTAGFCPSCGEAFNFTPKLAKGDLVGSQYEVIGALAHGGLGWIYLANDKRVSDRWVVLKGLLNSGDEDALAAAVAEQRFLAEVEHPNIVKIYNFVEHEGAGYIVMEYVGGESLKGMLKDRRAANGNQPDPLPLDQALAYVLEIMPAFGYLHDRGLIFCDFKPDNVIQTGDQVKLIDLGGVVHIDDQDAALYGTVGYQAPEMAQAGPSIQSDLYTIGRTLAVLTTDFRGYQSTFKQSLPDRGEFDLYREHESFYRLLDRATRIDPAERFVDAAEMSEQMLGVLREVLAADGEPRPSTSRLFTSELRTDPRSDEPNWRFLPAPMIDLTDPSAAFLASVTVTDPQEVLTLLGKAPQNTFEVQLRALRALIDLGAAGTGPAAFADAARLRDTITAAAAGDWRLAWYDGVLALASGDLGRARERFDAVYSALPGELAPKLALGLALELAQHPAEAAGYYDVVSRTDPAYTTAAAGLARCRLAAGDRDGAVEAYNRVPGTSAAYRSSQVGAVRALVHAHPSAAADVAALAAAAALIDRLEMESAQLAALRAELLERALSTLTAGTSVPAAVLGTSGDGAAGERDVRFALEGAYREMARAAHGSEKIRLVDRANAARPRTRT from the coding sequence GTGAAATGCCAGCGCGACTGTCCGGGCGCCATCCAGGACGGTTACTGCGACACCTGCGGCATGGCCCCGCCGAAGTCGGCAGCCGCACCGGCGCCCAAGCAGCGCACCGCGACCGCGCCCTCGGTGCGGACCGCCGCGCTGTCCACGCGTACGGGTGGATCGGTGCGCGGCGGCAGCGGGCGCACCGGCAGCCGGCGGCGACGCTTCGGCGGCGGCCTGGTCGACGTGGCGCCGCTGCCGGAGCGCGACCCGGCCACCGCGATCATGGCGGTCGCGGAGGTGCCGGAGGAGAAGCGCTACTGCGCGAAGTGCGCCAACCCGGTGGGCCGGGCCCGCGGCGACCGGCCCGGCCGCACCGCCGGCTTCTGCCCGTCGTGCGGCGAGGCCTTCAACTTCACCCCGAAGCTGGCCAAGGGCGACCTGGTCGGCAGCCAGTACGAGGTGATCGGCGCGCTCGCGCACGGCGGGCTCGGCTGGATCTACCTGGCCAACGACAAGCGCGTCTCGGACCGCTGGGTGGTGCTCAAGGGCCTGCTCAACTCCGGCGACGAGGACGCCCTCGCGGCCGCGGTGGCCGAGCAGCGGTTCCTCGCCGAGGTCGAGCACCCGAACATCGTGAAGATCTACAACTTCGTCGAGCACGAGGGCGCCGGCTACATCGTCATGGAGTACGTCGGCGGCGAGTCGCTCAAGGGCATGCTCAAGGACCGCCGCGCGGCCAACGGCAACCAGCCGGACCCGCTGCCGCTGGACCAGGCGCTCGCCTACGTCCTGGAGATCATGCCGGCGTTCGGCTACCTGCACGACCGTGGCCTGATCTTCTGCGACTTCAAGCCGGACAACGTCATCCAGACCGGCGACCAGGTCAAGCTCATCGACCTCGGCGGCGTCGTGCACATCGACGACCAGGACGCCGCCCTGTACGGCACGGTCGGCTACCAGGCGCCGGAGATGGCGCAGGCCGGGCCGTCCATCCAGTCCGACCTGTACACGATCGGCCGCACCCTCGCGGTGCTCACCACCGACTTCCGCGGCTACCAGAGCACGTTCAAGCAGAGCCTGCCGGACCGCGGCGAGTTCGACCTCTACCGCGAGCACGAGTCGTTCTACCGGCTGCTGGACCGGGCCACCCGCATCGACCCGGCCGAGCGCTTCGTCGACGCCGCGGAGATGTCCGAGCAGATGCTGGGCGTGCTGCGCGAGGTGCTCGCCGCCGACGGCGAGCCGCGACCGTCGACGTCGCGGCTGTTCACCAGCGAGCTGCGCACCGACCCGCGCAGCGACGAGCCGAACTGGCGGTTCCTGCCCGCCCCGATGATCGACCTGACCGACCCGTCGGCCGCGTTCCTGGCCTCGGTGACGGTGACCGACCCGCAGGAGGTGCTCACCCTGCTCGGCAAGGCACCGCAGAACACGTTCGAGGTGCAGCTGCGGGCCCTGCGCGCGCTCATCGACCTGGGCGCCGCCGGCACCGGCCCGGCCGCGTTCGCCGACGCCGCCCGGCTGCGCGACACGATCACGGCGGCGGCCGCCGGCGACTGGCGCCTCGCCTGGTACGACGGCGTCCTGGCGCTGGCCTCGGGCGATCTGGGCCGGGCGCGGGAGCGGTTCGACGCGGTCTACTCGGCGCTGCCCGGCGAGCTCGCCCCGAAGCTGGCGCTGGGGCTGGCCCTGGAGCTGGCGCAGCACCCCGCGGAGGCGGCCGGTTACTACGACGTGGTGAGCCGCACCGATCCGGCGTACACGACCGCGGCGGCGGGGCTGGCCCGGTGCCGGCTCGCCGCCGGTGACCGGGACGGTGCCGTCGAGGCGTACAACCGGGTGCCGGGCACCTCGGCCGCGTACCGCAGCTCGCAGGTCGGTGCGGTCCGTGCGCTGGTGCACGCGCACCCGTCGGCCGCGGCCGACGTCGCCGCCCTGGCCGCGGCCGCCGCGCTGATCGACCGGCTGGAGATGGAGTCCGCGCAGCTCGCGGCCCTGCGGGCCGAGCTGCTCGAGCGGGCCCTGAGCACGCTGACCGCCGGAACCTCGGTGCCGGCGGCGGTGCTGGGCACCAGCGGCGACGGCGCCGCCGGCGAGCGGGACGTGCGCTTCGCGCTCGAGGGCGCGTACCGGGAGATGGCCCGGGCCGCGCACGGATCCGAGAAGATCCGCCTGGTGGACCGGGCCAACGCCGCCCGGCCGAGGACGCGCACGTGA
- a CDS encoding glutamate ABC transporter substrate-binding protein has translation MRTRAALAAAALSVLAAAGCAGDSSPLPGRPTTSAGPSATATAAPADVSCNPRASLRPAGALPAPGRMPAGSYMAEIQKRGRLVLGTSQDTLLFSSRNPFTGKVEGFDVDMGRQIAQAIFGDPDKIQIKVIAYDKRVSSVLDSSVDIVADTMTANCARWKDVNFSSIYYDAGQKVLVSKDSKATSIDDLGGKKVCAAKGSTSYDNIGKRASKPIAVDRPGFGDCLVAFQQNEVDAISTDDTILVGLAAQDPYAKVVGLPFTKEPYGMAMPKEHEDFTRFVNAVLAKNRADGTWKATYERWLGDFGGAPRPPAAEYRD, from the coding sequence ATGCGTACCCGCGCCGCCCTCGCCGCCGCCGCACTGAGCGTGCTCGCCGCCGCCGGTTGCGCCGGCGACTCCTCGCCGTTGCCCGGCCGGCCCACCACGTCCGCCGGCCCCTCGGCGACCGCGACGGCCGCACCCGCGGACGTCTCCTGCAATCCGCGCGCGAGCCTGCGCCCCGCCGGCGCGCTGCCCGCGCCGGGCCGGATGCCGGCCGGCAGCTACATGGCGGAGATCCAGAAACGCGGCCGGCTCGTGCTCGGCACCAGCCAGGACACGCTGCTGTTCAGCTCCCGCAACCCGTTCACGGGCAAGGTCGAGGGCTTCGACGTGGACATGGGCCGGCAGATCGCCCAGGCCATCTTCGGCGACCCCGACAAGATCCAGATCAAGGTCATCGCGTACGACAAGAGGGTCAGCTCGGTCCTCGACTCCTCCGTCGACATCGTCGCGGACACCATGACGGCGAACTGCGCACGCTGGAAGGACGTCAACTTCTCCAGCATCTACTACGACGCCGGGCAGAAGGTGCTGGTCTCCAAGGACTCGAAGGCGACGAGCATCGACGACCTCGGCGGGAAGAAGGTCTGCGCGGCCAAGGGCTCCACCTCCTACGACAACATCGGCAAGAGGGCCAGCAAGCCGATAGCCGTCGACCGGCCCGGCTTCGGCGACTGCCTGGTCGCCTTCCAGCAGAACGAGGTCGACGCCATCTCCACCGACGACACGATCCTGGTCGGCCTCGCCGCGCAGGACCCGTACGCGAAGGTGGTCGGTCTGCCCTTCACCAAGGAGCCGTACGGCATGGCGATGCCGAAGGAGCACGAGGACTTCACCCGGTTCGTCAACGCGGTGCTGGCCAAGAACCGCGCGGACGGCACCTGGAAGGCCACCTACGAGCGGTGGCTCGGCGACTTCGGCGGCGCGCCGCGGCCGCCGGCGGCCGAGTACCGGGACTGA
- a CDS encoding dihydrofolate reductase family protein: MKVVLTEFVTLDGVSQGPGSPTEDTSGGFTRGGWLVPYLDKLFVQRTSEWLDLADGLLLGRRTYEAFARDWPQITDPHDPFTERMNTLPKYVVTNTLAQGGWHPTTVLPGDPVESVGRLKSRAGRELQIHGSARLGAALLSAGLVDTLRLVVAPTVIGSGRRLLDHPSAPVGLRLVHHEVTTTGLILLEFDTAGAAPQAEYEGVTAFVEP, translated from the coding sequence GTGAAGGTCGTCCTCACCGAGTTCGTCACCCTCGACGGGGTCAGCCAGGGCCCCGGCTCCCCGACGGAGGACACCAGCGGCGGCTTCACCCGAGGCGGCTGGCTCGTGCCCTACCTGGACAAACTCTTCGTCCAGCGGACCTCCGAGTGGCTGGATCTCGCCGACGGCCTGCTGCTGGGCCGGCGCACCTACGAAGCCTTCGCCCGCGACTGGCCGCAGATCACCGACCCGCACGACCCGTTCACCGAACGCATGAACACGCTGCCCAAGTACGTCGTCACCAACACACTCGCGCAGGGCGGCTGGCATCCCACCACGGTGCTGCCCGGCGATCCGGTCGAGAGCGTGGGAAGGCTCAAATCCCGGGCAGGCCGGGAACTTCAGATCCACGGGAGCGCCCGCCTCGGCGCGGCCCTGTTGTCGGCCGGCCTCGTCGACACCCTTCGGCTCGTGGTCGCGCCGACCGTGATCGGTTCCGGGCGTCGCCTGCTCGACCACCCGAGCGCCCCCGTCGGATTGCGACTCGTTCACCACGAGGTGACGACGACAGGCCTGATCCTCCTCGAGTTCGACACGGCCGGCGCCGCCCCCCAGGCCGAGTACGAGGGCGTCACCGCCTTCGTCGAGCCGTAG
- a CDS encoding SRPBCC domain-containing protein has protein sequence MNPDLDLTLQRVIRAPRAAVWKAWTDPDRFAKWWLPAPAVCRVDRLEARPGGALVTRYSEDGVAFVPHMDAAFLVVDELERIVFTNAIDSSWRPATPAPVAMTAEIVLTDRPDGTDYRVLVRHGDPAARARHEELGFADGWGTVTSQLAHSVEEEAGP, from the coding sequence GTGAACCCCGACCTCGACCTGACCCTGCAGCGGGTCATCAGGGCCCCGCGCGCCGCCGTCTGGAAGGCGTGGACCGACCCGGACCGATTCGCGAAATGGTGGCTTCCGGCGCCGGCCGTGTGCCGGGTCGACCGCCTGGAGGCGAGGCCCGGCGGTGCGCTGGTCACCCGGTACAGCGAGGACGGCGTGGCGTTCGTCCCGCACATGGACGCGGCGTTCCTCGTGGTGGACGAGCTCGAGCGAATCGTGTTCACCAACGCGATCGACAGCTCGTGGCGGCCGGCCACCCCGGCGCCGGTGGCGATGACCGCCGAGATCGTGCTGACCGACCGCCCGGACGGCACCGACTACCGGGTTCTCGTGCGGCACGGCGATCCCGCCGCCCGCGCCCGGCACGAGGAGCTCGGCTTCGCCGACGGCTGGGGCACGGTCACCAGCCAGCTTGCCCACTCCGTCGAAGAGGAGGCCGGACCGTGA
- a CDS encoding ArsR/SmtB family transcription factor — protein sequence MAQYSARLDDVFVALADPTRRGVILRLGRGPASVGDLAGDFPMTLPSFMKHVRTLEAAGLIRTAKSGRVRTCVLNREGLDVIGDWLAEQHRVWEERTDRLERLVTDPEERPT from the coding sequence ATGGCACAGTATTCGGCCCGGCTCGACGACGTCTTCGTCGCCCTGGCCGACCCGACACGGCGTGGGGTGATCCTGCGCCTCGGCCGCGGCCCGGCCAGTGTGGGAGACCTCGCCGGTGACTTCCCGATGACACTGCCCTCGTTCATGAAGCACGTGCGCACGCTGGAGGCCGCCGGACTGATCCGCACGGCCAAATCCGGCAGGGTGCGCACCTGTGTGCTCAACCGCGAGGGCCTCGACGTCATCGGGGACTGGCTGGCCGAGCAGCATCGTGTCTGGGAAGAGCGCACCGACCGCCTGGAGCGCCTCGTCACCGACCCGGAGGAGAGACCCACGTGA
- a CDS encoding long-chain-fatty-acid--CoA ligase, with translation MINLSVFLEDSARRYPNRAAVVLGDQRLTYAQVDAGANQVANLLRSRGIGRGDKVALSCPNLPYFPVIYYGILKAGAVVVPLNVLLKGREIAYHLTDSEAKAYFCFQGTADLPMGTEGNAGFGQVDGCEHFFLVTADPAAPSPIEGAETLGRALTGQSPVFETVPAAETDAAVILYTSGTTGQSKGAELSHSNLILNALTSNRLFQAKPATDTHLLVLPLFHSFGSTVNMNAGFSSAATLVLLPRFDAAAAVKLLQTEDVTFFAGVPTMYWGLLNALTGDVDVEKIARNMRVAVSGGSSLPLEIIKEVQQRLGVTILEGYGLSETSPVATFSDPDSDPRPGSIGIPIWGVELKLIDESWNTIEGSDEIGEIAIRGHCIMNGYYNRPEATAEVLNNGWFRTGDLGRRDKDGFYYIVDRAKDMIIRGGFNVYPREVEEVLMTHEAVSLAAVIGVPHPSHGEEVKAYVILKEGAAITEEELVAWSKEQMAGYKYPRTIQFAESLPMTATGKLLKRALT, from the coding sequence ATGATCAATCTTTCCGTCTTTCTGGAGGACAGCGCCCGGCGCTACCCGAACCGGGCGGCGGTCGTCCTCGGCGACCAGCGCCTCACCTACGCCCAGGTGGACGCGGGCGCCAACCAGGTCGCCAACCTGCTGCGCTCGCGCGGCATCGGCCGCGGCGACAAGGTCGCGCTGTCGTGCCCGAACCTGCCGTACTTCCCCGTGATCTACTACGGGATCCTCAAGGCCGGCGCGGTGGTCGTGCCGCTGAACGTGCTGCTCAAGGGCCGCGAGATCGCCTACCACCTGACCGACTCCGAGGCGAAGGCGTACTTCTGCTTCCAGGGCACCGCGGACCTGCCGATGGGCACCGAGGGCAACGCCGGTTTCGGCCAGGTCGACGGCTGCGAACACTTCTTCCTGGTCACCGCCGACCCGGCCGCCCCGTCGCCGATCGAGGGCGCCGAGACGCTGGGCCGGGCGCTGACCGGGCAGTCCCCGGTCTTCGAGACCGTGCCGGCGGCCGAGACGGACGCGGCGGTCATCCTCTACACCAGCGGCACGACCGGCCAGAGCAAGGGCGCCGAGCTCAGCCACTCGAACCTGATCCTCAACGCCCTGACCAGCAACCGGCTGTTCCAGGCGAAGCCGGCCACCGACACGCACCTGCTGGTGCTGCCGCTGTTCCACTCCTTCGGCTCCACGGTGAACATGAACGCGGGCTTCTCCAGCGCGGCGACGCTGGTGCTGCTGCCCCGCTTCGACGCCGCGGCCGCGGTCAAGCTGCTACAGACCGAGGACGTCACGTTCTTCGCGGGCGTGCCGACGATGTACTGGGGCCTGCTCAACGCCCTGACCGGGGACGTGGACGTGGAGAAGATCGCCCGTAACATGCGGGTCGCGGTCAGCGGTGGCTCGAGCCTCCCGTTGGAGATCATCAAGGAGGTCCAGCAGCGCCTCGGGGTGACCATCCTGGAGGGCTACGGCCTGTCCGAGACCTCGCCCGTCGCGACGTTCAGCGACCCCGACAGCGACCCGCGCCCCGGCTCCATCGGCATTCCGATCTGGGGCGTCGAGCTGAAGCTGATCGACGAGTCCTGGAACACCATCGAGGGCAGCGACGAGATCGGCGAGATCGCGATCCGCGGCCACTGCATCATGAACGGCTACTACAACCGCCCCGAGGCCACCGCCGAGGTGCTCAACAACGGCTGGTTCCGCACCGGCGACCTGGGCAGGCGCGACAAGGACGGCTTCTACTACATCGTCGACCGGGCCAAGGACATGATCATCCGCGGCGGCTTCAACGTCTACCCGCGCGAGGTCGAGGAGGTCCTGATGACCCACGAGGCGGTGTCGCTGGCCGCGGTCATCGGCGTGCCGCACCCGAGCCACGGCGAGGAGGTCAAGGCGTACGTGATCCTCAAGGAGGGCGCCGCGATCACCGAGGAGGAGCTGGTCGCCTGGAGCAAGGAGCAGATGGCCGGCTACAAGTACCCGCGCACGATCCAGTTCGCCGAGTCCCTGCCGATGACCGCGACGGGCAAGCTCCTCAAGCGCGCCCTCACGTAG
- a CDS encoding ferredoxin, with amino-acid sequence MKVAVDTHLCIGSGTCALTAPAVFDTDPEEAVVVVLEPEPPPEQYEAVRSAVLHCPAAVISLLE; translated from the coding sequence ATGAAGGTAGCCGTCGACACCCACCTGTGCATCGGGTCGGGCACGTGCGCGCTGACCGCCCCGGCCGTCTTCGACACCGATCCCGAGGAGGCGGTCGTCGTCGTCCTCGAACCGGAGCCGCCGCCCGAGCAGTACGAGGCGGTCCGCTCGGCGGTGCTGCACTGCCCGGCAGCGGTGATCTCCCTCCTGGAATGA
- a CDS encoding M1 family metallopeptidase: protein MRRLLVATLATALTLAGSAIPAQAAPAPGGAGLGDEYFPDYGNGGYDVSHYDVRLRYYPDDDRLTGTTTILATATQDLSSFHLDFVLDVASVKVNNRPAAFSREGDHELVVTPSRAVTRGGAMTVVVQYSGVPSNKVAGGITAWVRTPDGALAVGQPEEAWWWFPSNDHPSDKATFDVSVAVPDGVEVVSNGVMPRNPAREILGWTRWSWRSIHPQATYLAFLAIGQYEITRDTTADGQQVINAYSDLLTPAFEDAAKASVERTAEVVDWESGLFGPYPFEARGGVVAPPDTLTFALETQTRSVYSSGFFRSGSNTSVVVHENAHQWFGDSVSVDRWKEIWLNEGFATYAEWLWSEEQGEGTAQELFDYLYASKDADFWTVAPAAPGASEIFGDAVYDRGAMTLHQLRNTIGDQDFFELLRTWVSEHRYGDANTVEFTTLAEKISGQQLDELFDAWLYTPAKPAVPGAAALTAAAAPKAPRSLAGIQQTHDLLRARH from the coding sequence GTGCGACGACTGCTGGTGGCCACGCTCGCCACCGCACTGACCTTGGCCGGGAGCGCGATCCCGGCGCAGGCCGCACCCGCGCCCGGCGGCGCCGGGCTCGGGGACGAGTACTTCCCCGATTACGGCAACGGCGGCTACGACGTCTCGCACTACGACGTCCGGCTGCGCTACTACCCCGACGACGACCGGCTCACCGGCACCACCACCATCCTGGCCACCGCGACGCAGGACCTCAGCTCGTTCCACCTCGACTTCGTGCTCGACGTGGCCTCCGTGAAGGTCAACAACCGGCCCGCCGCCTTCAGCCGGGAGGGCGACCACGAACTGGTCGTCACCCCGTCGCGGGCGGTCACGCGCGGCGGTGCGATGACCGTGGTGGTGCAGTACTCCGGCGTGCCGTCCAACAAGGTCGCGGGCGGCATCACCGCCTGGGTGCGCACCCCGGACGGCGCGCTGGCGGTCGGCCAGCCCGAGGAGGCCTGGTGGTGGTTCCCGAGCAACGACCACCCGAGCGACAAGGCCACCTTCGACGTCTCCGTCGCGGTGCCCGACGGGGTCGAGGTGGTCAGCAACGGCGTCATGCCGCGCAACCCGGCGCGTGAGATCCTCGGCTGGACCCGGTGGAGCTGGCGCTCGATCCACCCGCAGGCGACCTACCTGGCGTTCCTGGCGATCGGGCAGTACGAGATCACCCGGGACACCACGGCCGACGGCCAGCAGGTGATCAACGCGTACTCGGACCTGCTCACGCCGGCCTTCGAGGACGCGGCGAAGGCGAGCGTCGAGCGCACCGCCGAGGTGGTCGACTGGGAGAGCGGCCTCTTCGGGCCGTACCCGTTCGAGGCCCGCGGCGGCGTCGTCGCCCCGCCGGACACGCTCACCTTCGCCCTCGAGACGCAGACCCGGTCGGTCTACTCGTCGGGCTTCTTCCGCAGCGGCTCGAACACCTCGGTGGTCGTGCACGAGAACGCACACCAGTGGTTCGGCGACAGCGTCTCGGTCGACAGGTGGAAGGAGATCTGGCTCAACGAGGGCTTCGCCACCTACGCCGAGTGGCTCTGGTCCGAGGAGCAGGGCGAGGGCACGGCCCAGGAGCTCTTCGACTACCTGTACGCGAGCAAGGACGCGGATTTCTGGACCGTCGCGCCGGCCGCGCCCGGCGCCTCGGAGATCTTCGGTGACGCCGTGTACGACCGGGGCGCGATGACCCTGCACCAGCTCCGGAACACCATCGGCGACCAGGACTTCTTCGAGCTCCTGCGCACCTGGGTGTCCGAGCACCGGTACGGCGACGCCAACACCGTCGAGTTCACCACGCTCGCCGAGAAGATCTCCGGCCAGCAGCTCGACGAGCTGTTCGACGCCTGGCTGTACACGCCGGCGAAGCCGGCCGTCCCGGGCGCCGCCGCGCTCACGGCCGCCGCCGCGCCGAAGGCGCCGAGGTCGCTCGCCGGGATCCAGCAGACCCACGACCTGCTGCGCGCCCGGCACTGA
- a CDS encoding extracellular solute-binding protein, translating into MLRLRPWMTFVAGNLTGAALIAALFLFGPLSGPPELEDGELVILSGQDDSPGGQRQQLVNIWNDSHPRNRARIVTLPEAADGQYAEMVSRAEDGDTDIFNLDVAWTARFAAPPSGRRLIRPIDESLLAERPDRAFMRNPLQTCRYDGRLWALPFNTDAGLLYYRTDQGLRPPFDWDTIRATKVRPGFKAAWTGQLNAYEGLTVNFLEAVWSRGGDLVVSADGRVTLDLAKWNEAARLLTPPRDDLPGPILPGSVNFEETSSRTAFQEGETLFMRNWPVAYRAMRTGDQAGGGKFDFDVTRLPGVSVLGGQNLAIAERTRKPRAAQALIEFLTGERSQRLLFVNGGFAATRAVVYEDESIKQKYAYLPRLREAIDTARLRPVSPNYVAFSRVLNEQVHNVLTGKRESLPPDLADRLTRALQGR; encoded by the coding sequence GTGCTACGGCTGCGACCCTGGATGACCTTCGTCGCCGGCAACCTGACGGGTGCCGCGCTGATCGCCGCGCTGTTCCTCTTCGGCCCGCTGTCGGGGCCCCCGGAGCTCGAGGACGGCGAGCTGGTGATCCTCAGTGGCCAGGACGACAGCCCCGGCGGGCAGCGCCAGCAGCTGGTGAACATCTGGAACGACAGCCACCCGCGCAACCGGGCCCGGATCGTGACGCTGCCCGAGGCCGCGGACGGACAGTACGCCGAGATGGTCAGCCGGGCCGAGGACGGCGACACCGACATCTTCAACCTCGACGTGGCCTGGACGGCCCGGTTCGCCGCGCCGCCGTCCGGGCGCCGGCTGATCCGGCCCATCGACGAGTCGCTGCTCGCCGAGCGCCCGGACCGGGCGTTCATGCGTAACCCGTTGCAGACCTGCCGGTACGACGGGCGGTTGTGGGCGCTGCCGTTCAACACCGACGCGGGCCTGCTCTACTACCGCACCGACCAGGGGCTGCGGCCGCCGTTCGACTGGGACACGATCAGGGCCACCAAGGTCAGGCCCGGCTTCAAGGCCGCCTGGACCGGACAGCTCAACGCCTACGAGGGACTCACCGTCAACTTCCTCGAGGCGGTCTGGTCGCGCGGCGGTGACCTCGTGGTCTCCGCCGACGGCCGGGTGACCCTGGACCTGGCGAAGTGGAACGAGGCCGCCCGCCTGCTCACCCCGCCGCGCGACGACCTGCCGGGCCCGATCCTGCCGGGCTCGGTGAACTTCGAGGAGACGAGCAGCCGCACCGCGTTCCAGGAGGGCGAGACGCTGTTCATGCGCAACTGGCCGGTCGCGTACCGGGCGATGCGCACCGGCGATCAGGCCGGCGGCGGGAAGTTCGACTTCGACGTGACGCGGCTGCCGGGCGTCAGCGTGCTCGGCGGGCAGAACCTGGCGATCGCGGAGCGGACCCGCAAACCCCGGGCGGCGCAGGCGCTCATCGAGTTCCTCACCGGCGAGCGCAGCCAGCGGCTGCTCTTCGTCAACGGCGGCTTCGCCGCCACCCGGGCCGTCGTCTACGAGGACGAGTCGATCAAGCAGAAGTACGCGTACCTGCCGCGGCTGCGCGAGGCGATCGACACCGCCCGGCTGCGGCCGGTGTCGCCGAACTACGTGGCCTTCAGCCGGGTGCTCAACGAGCAGGTGCACAACGTGCTCACCGGCAAGCGCGAGTCGCTGCCGCCGGACCTGGCCGACCGGCTGACCCGGGCCCTGCAGGGCAGGTGA